TCATCAGTGTGTGCTGCAGCTCGAAGACTGGAAGATGGACGATGTCTTATGAATTTCCTGAGCTAATGCCTGGCCATTACTTGGTGTCATCCTCAGCCGCTGCTTCTGGCAGTGTCATCCATTGGCTCTGTGGTTCTTTGGAACAAATGTCGCTCACCCACGTTGCCACACTGCATATTGAAAATATGGGGCTGTCATACCTGGAGCTCCCACCCGAAGCAAATCACATCAAGATACCAGTGCTGGCGAATTCAGCAAATGGGGGGATTCTATTGCTCTTCGTGCAAGGCCTTCAGATGTCACTCTGGAAACACATCAGTGTGCttggcagtggcagcagcagctgGTTGCTTTCTGAAAGGATTGACTTGACAAGTTCCTTGCCTAAGCAGGTGGCAGCCTTGGGGATCAGGGCAAAGGTCAGGTTGGAGATGTTCCGAGGCAAGAGTGGGGCGGTGGTGCTCAGGGTTGTTGGAGAAGGCCTCTTTCTGTTCAGCCTCGGCGATAGGTCGATGAGGAAGATTGACAGTGCAAGTGTGACCAGGAAACACTTCCTCTGCCCATATGAAATTGATTGGCTGACCTGCCTTGCAATCACAAACCTCGTCGTCAATGGCTCGTTGTTGCTGGATGTAGAACGTAAAAAGGCTCAAGACAGATGGAGGACATTAATGGGAATGAATTTGGGGACGAACGGAGCATCTTAATGGCTAGGAACAGCGTCGGTCCGGTTTGTTTGTGGCACAACAACCATGAATTCTACTATTGTTGGACGTGTTTTCTTTTCTATGATCATCATAATAATGAGCGGTGACTATCAGTTGTTACTTCAGTCCCCCATAGTTTTTCTTAGAGAAGCCGTGTCCTGTTGAAATCCAAGGTTATCTTTCCTAAGCTGTGTTTATTTTCTTATATCGAATATATGTTGTGTTTGACCCATGTGTTTGTCTTTGCATCTGAGCTGGTTGGCCATTTTTCCCAAGGGATGGTAGCATGGCTGTCAGATCCAACTTTCCATCTAGAATAGCCA
Above is a window of Triticum dicoccoides isolate Atlit2015 ecotype Zavitan chromosome 5B, WEW_v2.0, whole genome shotgun sequence DNA encoding:
- the LOC119312490 gene encoding uncharacterized protein LOC119312490, which codes for MEDDYAAAYLPMDIMYKIPGHISDPASLARLASSCKFWRNLIKDPTFLDRLSRRHRDHGSTQSLLLGFFYQDNERTSPDLMKYHIDKTRCLAPSFVRISELSRFVGSKSACNAIKPLSLETFIPGLGASLNFYKPVASQDNFLVLRRLSKDANGHMNDELCVCNPLTGETFEIPSHLYVPPDHYVLFVTKEVDIDGRISHSFQLTGIFWMKKAKRFISVCCSSKTGRWTMSYEFPELMPGHYLVSSSAAASGSVIHWLCGSLEQMSLTHVATLHIENMGLSYLELPPEANHIKIPVLANSANGGILLLFVQGLQMSLWKHISVLGSGSSSWLLSERIDLTSSLPKQVAALGIRAKVRLEMFRGKSGAVVLRVVGEGLFLFSLGDRSMRKIDSASVTRKHFLCPYEIDWLTCLAITNLVVNGSLLLDVERKKAQDRWRTLMGMNLGTNGAS